Proteins encoded within one genomic window of Anastrepha ludens isolate Willacy chromosome 4, idAnaLude1.1, whole genome shotgun sequence:
- the LOC128861670 gene encoding uncharacterized protein LOC128861670 yields MRRFKGDITHQKKFFNSFAFEIRDGRRGQKNVWDTVSTAKRELSVLSQWTPKVRRVLMANRAKMAIKPWKTYSLTDISMNISQKPVLNYLLVLTVDLKKKPDVFVK; encoded by the exons ATGCGGCGATTTAAAGGTGATATTACGCATCAGAAAAAGTTCTTTAACAGTTTTGCTTTTG AGATTAGAGATGGAAGAAGGggacaaaaaaatgtgtgggACACGGTGTCAACAGCAAAGAGGGAGCTCTCGGTTCTGTCACAGTGGACACCGAAGGTGCGGCGCGTTCTGATGGCTAATCGGGCGAAAATGGCAATCAAACCATGGAAAACGTATAGTCTGACTGACATATCTATGAATATTAGCCAAAAACCCGTTTTGAACTATTTACTCGTGCTTACGGTTGATCTCAAGAAGAAGCCCGATGtatttgtgaaataa